In Chryseobacterium gleum, a single genomic region encodes these proteins:
- a CDS encoding putative toxin: MRKILFFVLLFFIGFSQGQVKQNKKISNKKEWVNPVRLTREERSRPYMDEVLKTRDSLSPTEAERRRKNIEAGNPFKKYGYYPKVATLSKGKYLEFHDQDSIVTIGSVRFNVKKGEIVNFIEIDLDDPDAQPIGDTHGRWISPDPLSEEFPSWSPYSMSFNNPVRFKDPTGLAPEDATECCWWFRLMPLFEESSIKPNLIETVTKTGEVGTKQSEAVTKAQQEHFNFGRYVEEKQLAEMGKEKNTKTYEYTDPKTGKTGKTIPDAMTEEGGTVEIKHVAKQSFTKQLRGQQEISKASGQEAILKINESAKLSEPLKNSGINIQRYTPPAKPKIDNLRVTPAPAPKLIPVPKPKDPCAGVPGCT, from the coding sequence AAAAGGAATGGGTAAATCCTGTCAGACTGACAAGGGAAGAACGTTCTCGTCCCTACATGGATGAGGTTTTAAAGACCAGGGATAGCTTAAGCCCTACGGAAGCTGAGAGGAGGCGAAAAAACATTGAGGCGGGAAACCCATTCAAAAAGTACGGGTACTATCCGAAAGTAGCCACGTTAAGCAAAGGAAAGTATCTGGAATTCCACGATCAGGATAGCATAGTCACAATCGGATCGGTAAGGTTTAATGTGAAAAAAGGTGAAATCGTTAATTTTATTGAAATAGACCTTGATGATCCGGACGCACAACCGATCGGAGATACACACGGCAGGTGGATCAGTCCAGATCCTTTAAGTGAGGAATTTCCAAGTTGGAGTCCCTATAGCATGTCGTTCAATAACCCTGTAAGATTTAAAGATCCCACAGGTTTAGCACCAGAAGACGCTACCGAATGTTGTTGGTGGTTTCGTCTAATGCCATTATTTGAAGAATCTTCAATAAAACCAAACTTAATTGAAACAGTTACGAAGACTGGTGAAGTCGGAACCAAGCAAAGTGAAGCCGTAACAAAAGCTCAGCAAGAACATTTCAATTTTGGTAGATATGTTGAAGAAAAACAGCTTGCCGAAATGGGAAAAGAGAAAAATACCAAAACCTATGAATACACCGATCCTAAGACTGGAAAGACAGGAAAAACTATTCCAGACGCAATGACAGAAGAAGGAGGAACAGTGGAAATAAAGCACGTTGCCAAACAATCTTTTACCAAACAGCTTAGGGGTCAGCAGGAAATTTCAAAAGCAAGTGGGCAGGAAGCAATTTTGAAAATTAATGAATCTGCAAAATTAAGCGAACCCCTTAAAAATTCCGGCATTAATATTCAACGATATACGCCTCCGGCGAAGCCTAAAATTGATAACCTTAGAGTTACACCTGCTCCGGCCCCAAAACTAATTCCTGTGCCAAAACCTAAAGATCCTTGTGCTGGTGTACCAGGTTGCACATAA